A DNA window from Calliphora vicina chromosome 1, idCalVici1.1, whole genome shotgun sequence contains the following coding sequences:
- the LOC135958549 gene encoding protein C12orf4 homolog codes for MVESLEAVTTKQFSYSYQDHEGKKQEAILGITIPHEDDCLEDLVTQILSQMDPMMRYLDENINIKTALQVFIDLENQKFKDEFAENLLEKARNNEIDMEEIIRDTERHYKEELIQFADRIGPTDDEIFAQSFHRLVHSSSLEDILKKERTYSKVIANMNTQMDQEVETLNNSQQEEMESKINQLDITTTSEDINNLLAQQYSTQNYVRKRYESELEAKRGHQKNEYRNWITSQVSELFQSSPVSTPLGNRSSMFISQQPSMEESFTIHLGSQLKHMHNIRILSANVNDLCSPLHADESLNGLNMALGLYSSSLCGVVVLTPSIQAQANKDIIKNANMSTEFHFSQIDDQLEKIEQQIRQLNMSNSSTPSTKSLSTASTDISNASGDEAITHSIHSSASNSPIKTSAKLKTGDFFITKHSNLSQSHVIFHLISDEPINSPSEINSRHPVILGLRNILKTASRHDVTTLTIPALLRHEMSEDMTVQWCMRRAELVFKCAKGFMIESASWGGAELSTLQLLLPHDISEDLFNTLASMVPNVFRVANPKILVENSK; via the exons atggtTGAATCTTTGGAAGCTGtaacaacaaaacaattttcCTACTCGTATCAAGATCATGAAGGGAAAAAACAAGAAGCAATTCTTGGTATAACCATTCCACATGAAGATGATTGTCTGGAAGATTTGGTGACTCAAATATTAAGTCAAATGGATCCCATGATGCGTTATTTagatgaaaatataa ATATAAAAACAGCTTTGCAAGTATTTATCGatttggaaaatcaaaaatttaaagacGAATTTGCTGAAAACTTATTGGAAAAGGCACGTAACAATGAGATTGACATGGAAGAAATAATACGAGATACGGAGAGACACTACAAAGAAGAACTTATACAATTTGCCGATCGCATAGGACCCACAGATGATGAGATATTTGCCCAAAGTTTTCATCGTTTGGTTCATTCCTCGTCGCTGGAGGATATATTGAAAAAGGAACGTACCTATTCTAAGGTAATAGCAAATATGAATACACAAATGGACCAAGAAGTGGAAACTCTAAATAACTCACAACAAGAAGAAATGGAGTCGAAAATAAATCAATTGGATATAACAACCACTTCAGaggatattaataatttattagcaCAACAGTATTCTACACAGAATTATGTACGCAAGCGGTATGAATCAGAATTGGAAGCAAAACGTGGCCACCAAAAAAATGAGTATCGTAATTGGATCACTAGTCAAGTATCGGAACTATTTCAATCATCGCCGGTGTCCACACCACTCGGCAATCGTTCATCTATGTTTATATCGCAACAGCCGTCAATGGAAGAAAGTTTTACCATACATTTGGGCTCTCAACTGAAACACATGCATAACATTCGTATCTTGAGTGCAAACGTCAACGATTTGTGTAGTCCTCTACATGCTGATGAAAG TTTAAATGGTTTAAACATGGCTTTGGGTTTATATTCGAGTTCTTTGTGTGGTGTTGTAGTCTTAACGCCCTCTATACAAGCACAAGCTAACAAGGATAtcataaaaaatgcaaacatGTCAACGGAATTTCATTTTAGTCAg attgaCGATCAATTGGAAAAAATTGAACAGCAAATACGCCAGCTTAATATGAGCAACTCCTCTACACCCAGTACTAAAAGTTTAAGTACCGCTAGTACCGACATTAGTAACGCCAGCGGTGATGAAGCCATTACTCATTCCATACATAGCAGCGCTAGTAATTCACCGATTAAGACCAGTGCAAAACTAAAAACTGGCGACTTTTTTATTACGAAACATTCCAATCTCTCACAATCACACGTTATATTCCACTTGATCTCGGATGAGCCCATTAACAGTCCAAGTGAAATCAATTCACGGCATCCCGTTATATTGGGATTGCGTAATATTTTAAAGACAGCCAGTAGACATGATGTAACGACTCTAACAATACCGGCCCTCTTGAGACATGAAATGTCGGAAGATATGACTGTGCAATGGTGTATGCGCCGGGCAGAGTTGGTATTTAAATGTGCCAAGGGTTTTATGATTGAATCAGCCTCTTGGGGTGGTGCAGAATTAAG tacATTACAACTTTTATTGCCCCACGATATATCTGAAGATTTATTCAATACCTTGGCCAGTATGGTGCCAAACGTTTTTCGTGTGGCCAATCCTAAAATTTTGGtagaaaatagtaaataa